From the Roseateles sp. XES5 genome, one window contains:
- a CDS encoding diguanylate cyclase domain-containing protein, with protein MAIRAAALMIVLLFGTANYLVLDHAIDRADSFVAETERTLVRNEFSHQIDQVVQYQSQISFWDKSFQELAFGMPGDSFVRDQLRDWMWADFGFSWMIFTTPEGDKVLGVHRGEKVSDRKAREKLHWVSDLTKKAERAYYEALSPDRGGWQVAGAKEDPDLLTPALPEIHVSGMRLIDRVMSIVVVQAVVPKTLYIPASRREPTLLITVKPVSQKMLANSERRLGVHGLGFTPIVTQEPGLLMTPVGGDTYNPMVASWRPNMPGSFVWQSALIQITLFVLVFAGVMLFVTLRFSTLVRALQRSEAQNAFLARHDPLTGLKNRSGFDEDVLRAIGRGENKPFTILALDLDRFKAVNDRHGHAAGDAVLQAVARRFSERIGARGCVARLGGDEFCVLLTGNHERESLLELANSLVLDTQVPVAYDGQLLLIGGSAGIAQFPAHGKSVHDVMVIADAALYAAKNGGRNRAVHADDIEIDGTEAARAA; from the coding sequence ATGGCGATCCGGGCGGCAGCCCTGATGATCGTCCTGTTGTTCGGCACCGCCAACTATCTGGTGCTCGACCATGCCATCGACCGGGCCGACAGTTTTGTCGCCGAGACGGAGCGCACGCTGGTGCGCAACGAATTCAGCCACCAGATCGACCAGGTCGTTCAATACCAGAGCCAGATTTCCTTCTGGGACAAGAGTTTTCAGGAACTGGCCTTCGGCATGCCCGGCGACAGCTTCGTGCGCGACCAGTTGCGGGACTGGATGTGGGCGGACTTCGGCTTTTCCTGGATGATCTTCACCACGCCGGAGGGCGACAAGGTGCTCGGCGTGCATCGCGGCGAAAAGGTTTCCGACCGCAAGGCGCGCGAGAAGCTGCATTGGGTGAGCGACCTCACCAAGAAGGCCGAGCGGGCCTACTACGAGGCGCTGTCGCCTGACCGCGGCGGCTGGCAGGTGGCGGGCGCCAAGGAGGACCCGGACCTCCTGACGCCAGCGCTTCCCGAAATCCACGTTTCCGGCATGCGGCTCATCGACCGCGTCATGAGCATCGTCGTCGTGCAGGCCGTCGTGCCGAAGACGCTCTATATTCCCGCCAGCCGGCGCGAGCCGACGCTACTCATTACCGTCAAGCCGGTCTCGCAAAAGATGCTGGCCAACTCCGAGCGGCGCCTCGGCGTGCACGGGCTCGGTTTCACGCCCATCGTCACCCAGGAGCCGGGGCTGCTGATGACGCCGGTCGGCGGCGATACCTACAATCCCATGGTCGCCTCCTGGCGGCCGAACATGCCGGGCTCCTTCGTCTGGCAGTCCGCGCTGATCCAGATCACCCTGTTCGTTCTGGTCTTTGCCGGCGTGATGCTTTTCGTCACGCTGCGCTTCTCGACGCTCGTGCGGGCGCTCCAGCGCAGCGAGGCGCAGAACGCCTTCCTCGCACGGCACGATCCGCTGACGGGGCTGAAGAACCGCAGCGGCTTCGACGAGGATGTCTTGCGCGCCATCGGCCGGGGCGAGAACAAGCCGTTCACGATCCTCGCGCTCGACCTCGACCGGTTCAAGGCGGTCAACGACCGGCACGGCCACGCGGCCGGCGACGCCGTCCTGCAGGCCGTCGCCCGGCGGTTCTCCGAGCGCATCGGCGCGCGCGGCTGTGTGGCGCGTCTCGGCGGTGACGAGTTCTGCGTGCTGCTGACGGGCAACCATGAGCGCGAAAGCCTCCTGGAACTGGCCAACAGCCTCGTGCTCGATACGCAGGTACCCGTCGCCTATGACGGGCAATTGCTGCTGATCGGCGGCAGCGCCGGCATTGCGCAATTCCCGGCCCATGGCAAATCGGTGCACGATGTCATGGTGATCGCCGATGCCGCGCTCTACGCCGCCAAGAACGGTGGCCGCAACCGCGCCGTCCATGCCGACGACATCGAGATCGATGGCACGGAGGCCGCCCGCGCCGCCTGA
- the bluB gene encoding 5,6-dimethylbenzimidazole synthase yields MRTEPLDLLVRAGAFPQEERQAVYRAIETRRDVRDQFLPDPLPDALVARLLQAAHNAPSVGFMQPWNFLLVRSEETRRAVHAAFLKANAEAAALFAGERQAQYRALKLEGILKAPLSICVTCDPTRGGAVVLGRTHNPRMDVYSTVCAVQNLWLAARAEGVGVGWVSIFHDSDIRAILGIPAHVEIVAWLCVGFVDQLYAEPELAVKGWRQRLPLEKLVYEEHWPEGGAGVS; encoded by the coding sequence ATGCGAACCGAACCGTTGGACCTTCTGGTCCGGGCGGGCGCCTTTCCACAGGAGGAAAGGCAGGCCGTCTACCGTGCCATCGAAACGCGCCGCGATGTGCGCGACCAGTTTCTGCCCGATCCCTTGCCGGACGCGCTCGTCGCCCGCCTGCTGCAGGCGGCGCACAATGCGCCTTCCGTGGGCTTCATGCAGCCGTGGAATTTCCTGCTGGTGCGCAGCGAAGAGACCCGGCGGGCGGTGCATGCCGCCTTCCTCAAGGCTAATGCCGAGGCGGCGGCGCTGTTTGCCGGCGAGCGGCAGGCGCAATATCGCGCGCTGAAGCTCGAGGGGATCCTGAAGGCGCCGCTGTCGATCTGCGTCACCTGCGATCCGACGCGTGGCGGCGCCGTCGTGCTGGGGCGCACCCACAATCCGCGCATGGATGTCTATTCCACGGTCTGTGCGGTGCAGAACCTCTGGCTTGCCGCGCGTGCGGAAGGGGTGGGCGTCGGCTGGGTCAGCATTTTCCACGACAGCGATATCCGCGCCATCCTCGGCATTCCAGCCCATGTCGAGATCGTCGCCTGGCTCTGCGTCGGCTTCGTCGACCAGCTCTATGCCGAACCGGAACTGGCGGTGAAGGGATGGCGGCAGCGCCTGCCGCTGGAGAAACTGGTTTACGAGGAGCACTGGCCGGAGGGCGGCGCCGGCGTCAGTTGA
- a CDS encoding DUF2865 domain-containing protein, producing MKRRARLLLAIAAGLPMLLAGGTAAAGICERIQAELANQPKIVVDTANARKYAGAIARQNIQLRKAKSDQRRLGCSGGSIIVVGGVNAAACETLATVIGKMERNLTILDGKRREFAGGASSQGRRNRLLAALETNGCDAEAKVMPVAATETLRTLDETRTLPLGTAPDGSERLQLRSLGGNSGHGNLRTVCVRTCDGGFFPISSGATPLDFRRDQKVCAMMCPETQTELFYQSMTNGQETEQMTSTVSGRPYFELKNAFAYRTRDLSKKDGACGCNLAAYYQEMIKREKATKSKDTQTASTGENEESGSITTIETLPKKEAVESKPAARIEDRVYDPTKSKVRTVGPLFLPENSTAIDLGRPADAGVN from the coding sequence TTGAAGAGACGCGCCCGTCTTCTCCTTGCCATTGCAGCCGGACTGCCGATGCTTCTTGCCGGCGGTACGGCGGCGGCGGGCATCTGCGAGCGCATCCAGGCGGAGCTCGCGAACCAGCCGAAGATCGTGGTCGATACCGCCAACGCCCGCAAATATGCCGGCGCCATCGCGCGCCAGAACATCCAGCTCCGCAAGGCCAAGAGCGACCAGCGCCGTCTTGGCTGCTCGGGCGGCAGCATCATCGTCGTCGGCGGCGTCAATGCCGCGGCTTGCGAAACGCTTGCCACCGTCATCGGCAAGATGGAACGCAATCTCACCATTCTCGACGGCAAGCGCCGGGAATTTGCCGGCGGCGCATCTTCGCAAGGCCGGCGAAACCGCCTGCTCGCCGCGTTGGAAACCAACGGCTGCGATGCGGAGGCAAAGGTCATGCCCGTCGCCGCGACGGAAACCCTGCGCACGCTGGACGAGACACGCACCCTGCCGCTCGGCACCGCGCCCGACGGCAGCGAGAGGCTGCAACTGCGCTCGCTGGGCGGCAATTCCGGCCATGGCAACCTGCGCACCGTCTGCGTGCGCACCTGCGACGGTGGCTTCTTCCCGATTTCCTCCGGCGCGACGCCGCTCGATTTCCGCCGCGACCAGAAGGTCTGCGCGATGATGTGCCCCGAAACCCAGACGGAGCTGTTCTACCAGTCGATGACCAATGGTCAGGAGACCGAGCAGATGACGTCCACCGTCTCCGGCCGGCCCTATTTCGAGTTGAAGAACGCTTTCGCCTACCGCACGCGCGATCTTTCCAAAAAGGACGGCGCCTGCGGCTGCAACCTCGCCGCCTATTATCAGGAGATGATCAAGCGCGAGAAGGCCACCAAGAGCAAGGACACGCAGACCGCAAGCACCGGCGAGAACGAGGAAAGCGGCTCCATCACCACGATCGAGACCCTACCGAAGAAGGAAGCGGTGGAAAGCAAGCCGGCCGCAAGGATCGAAGACCGCGTCTACGACCCCACGAAGAGCAAGGTCCGCACGGTCGGTCCGCTCTTCCTGCCGGAAAATTCCACCGCCATCGATCTCGGCCGCCCGGCCGATGCCGGCGTCAACTGA
- a CDS encoding ATP-binding cassette domain-containing protein yields the protein MPHSITLSKITWSTPDGHTLLSNLDLTFGRERAGLVGRNGVGKTTLLKLVTGDLVPQAGTVTVDGTLGLLRQSVQVGARETITSLFGITEALALLARAGRGEATAEELAEADWTLETRLAAALARVGLEAEAETPLAALSGGQRTRAALAALVFRAPDFLLLDEPTNNLDRDGRRAVIDMLAGWRAGAIVVSHDRELLETMEAIVELTTLGATRYGGNWSAYRARKALELSAAHRDLADAEKHADTVARTMQTIAERKARKDSAGRRKKARGDIPRIMLGAMKERSELTGGANARLAESRQAQAAEDIAAARERIEVLQPLSVCVPPTHLPASKMVLRMEGVTAGYRPERPVIRDLSFAITGPERVAVTGPNGSGKTTLLALVTGQMQPWAGSVRLATEVAVLDQKVSLLDPALSIRDNFRRINPEADENACRAALARFMFRADAAL from the coding sequence ATGCCGCATTCCATCACGCTTTCCAAAATCACGTGGTCCACGCCTGACGGGCACACGCTTCTTTCCAATCTCGACCTGACCTTCGGCCGCGAGCGCGCCGGCCTTGTCGGCCGCAACGGCGTCGGCAAGACGACGCTGCTGAAACTCGTCACCGGCGATCTGGTTCCGCAAGCCGGCACCGTCACGGTGGACGGCACGCTCGGCCTCTTGCGCCAGAGCGTGCAGGTCGGCGCGCGCGAAACCATTACCAGCCTCTTCGGTATCACCGAGGCCCTTGCGCTTCTTGCCCGCGCCGGGCGCGGCGAGGCGACCGCGGAGGAACTGGCCGAGGCCGACTGGACGCTGGAGACGCGGCTTGCCGCCGCGCTCGCCCGCGTCGGGCTGGAGGCGGAGGCCGAAACGCCGCTTGCCGCGCTGTCCGGCGGCCAGCGCACGCGCGCCGCGCTGGCGGCGCTTGTCTTCCGCGCGCCGGATTTCCTGCTGCTCGACGAGCCCACCAACAATCTCGACCGGGACGGGCGGCGGGCGGTGATCGACATGCTCGCCGGCTGGCGCGCCGGCGCCATCGTCGTCAGCCACGACCGCGAGCTGCTGGAGACGATGGAGGCCATCGTCGAACTGACGACGCTGGGCGCAACCCGCTATGGCGGCAACTGGAGCGCCTATCGCGCCCGCAAGGCGCTGGAACTTTCCGCCGCTCACCGCGACCTCGCGGACGCGGAAAAGCACGCCGACACGGTGGCGCGCACTATGCAGACGATTGCCGAGCGAAAGGCGCGGAAGGACAGCGCCGGCCGCCGCAAAAAGGCCCGCGGCGACATTCCGCGCATCATGCTGGGCGCGATGAAGGAGCGCAGCGAACTGACGGGCGGGGCGAATGCCCGGCTGGCCGAAAGCCGGCAGGCGCAGGCGGCCGAGGATATCGCGGCGGCGCGCGAAAGGATCGAGGTCCTGCAGCCGCTCAGCGTTTGCGTGCCGCCGACGCATCTTCCTGCGAGCAAGATGGTGCTTCGCATGGAGGGTGTGACGGCCGGCTACCGCCCGGAACGGCCGGTTATCCGCGACCTTTCCTTCGCCATTACCGGTCCGGAGCGGGTGGCGGTGACGGGGCCGAACGGTTCGGGCAAGACGACCCTTCTGGCGCTCGTCACCGGGCAGATGCAGCCATGGGCGGGCAGCGTGCGGCTGGCGACGGAGGTCGCCGTGCTCGACCAGAAGGTCAGCCTGCTCGATCCTGCGCTGTCGATCCGCGACAATTTCCGGCGGATCAACCCCGAGGCGGACGAAAACGCCTGCCGCGCGGCGTTGGCGCGCTTCATGTTCCGGGCGGATGCGGCCCTGTAG
- a CDS encoding NADP-dependent malic enzyme, whose translation MSTGDKSRTQNGPVSGDIDQQALFFHRHPRPGKVAIAATKQLVNQRDLALAYSPGVAAACEEIVADPANAFRYTSRGNLVAVISNGTAVLGLGDIGPLASKPVMEGKGVLFKKFAGIDVFDLEIDEKHDLDKLVDVIAALEPTFGGINLEDIKAPDCFYVERELRKRMKIPVFHDDQHGTAIISAAALLNGLELVGKDIGQVKLVASGAGAAAIACLNLLLKLGLPRENIYVTDLAGVVYEGRTELMDPDKALFAQKTEARSLREVIAGADVFLGLSAGGVLKADMVASMAAKPLIFALANPTPEILPEEVKAVRADAIMATGRSDYPNQVNNVLCFPYIFRGALDCGATKITEAMKLACVREIAALAKAETSDEVAAAYAGQDLAFGPDYLIPKPFDARLILRIAPAVAQAAAESGVATRPIQDLEAYRQELSRFVYQTGMFMRPVFAAAKAKPARVIYAEGEDERVLRAVQVALDEGLARPTLIGRPEVIETRLKRYGLRVRPHVDFEVVNPDDDPRYRDYVDDYLRIVGRKGVNPEAARTIVRTNQTVIGALAVRRGEADALICGVEGRYARHLRDVSQIIGKKPGVLDFSGLSLLISQRGATFFTDTYVTIDPTAEEVAEMTVMAAAEIRRFGITPRAALVSHSNFGSRDSEGASKMRRAMDMVREIDPTLEADGEMHGDAAISEALRQRVMPDSTLSGEANLLVFPNLDAANITLGVVKTMTDSLHVGPILLGAALPAHILSPSATSRGVVNMAALAVVEASYPA comes from the coding sequence ATGAGCACGGGTGATAAATCGAGGACGCAGAACGGCCCCGTAAGCGGCGATATCGACCAGCAGGCCCTCTTCTTCCACCGCCACCCCCGCCCGGGCAAGGTGGCCATCGCGGCGACCAAGCAGCTGGTGAACCAGCGCGACCTGGCCCTGGCCTACTCGCCCGGCGTGGCGGCGGCCTGCGAGGAAATCGTGGCCGACCCGGCCAATGCCTTCCGCTACACCTCGCGCGGCAATCTGGTGGCCGTGATCTCCAACGGCACCGCCGTGCTGGGCCTGGGCGATATCGGCCCGCTGGCCTCCAAGCCGGTGATGGAAGGCAAGGGCGTGCTGTTCAAGAAGTTCGCCGGCATCGACGTCTTCGACCTCGAGATCGACGAGAAGCACGACCTGGACAAGCTGGTCGACGTGATCGCCGCGCTGGAGCCCACCTTCGGCGGCATCAACCTCGAGGACATCAAGGCCCCGGACTGCTTCTACGTGGAGCGCGAGCTGCGCAAGCGCATGAAGATCCCGGTCTTCCACGATGACCAGCATGGCACGGCCATCATCAGCGCCGCCGCCCTGCTCAACGGTCTGGAGCTGGTGGGCAAGGACATCGGCCAGGTCAAGCTGGTGGCCTCGGGCGCCGGCGCCGCGGCCATCGCCTGCCTGAACCTGCTGCTCAAGCTGGGCCTGCCGCGCGAGAACATCTATGTGACCGACCTGGCCGGTGTGGTGTATGAAGGCCGCACCGAGCTGATGGACCCGGACAAGGCCCTGTTCGCCCAGAAGACCGAGGCCCGCAGCCTGCGCGAGGTGATCGCCGGCGCCGACGTGTTCCTGGGCCTGTCGGCCGGTGGCGTGCTCAAGGCGGACATGGTGGCCAGCATGGCCGCCAAGCCCCTGATCTTCGCCCTGGCCAACCCCACGCCCGAGATCCTGCCCGAAGAAGTCAAGGCGGTGCGCGCCGACGCCATCATGGCCACCGGTCGCTCGGACTATCCCAACCAGGTCAACAACGTCCTGTGCTTCCCCTACATCTTCCGCGGCGCGCTCGATTGCGGCGCGACCAAGATCACGGAAGCCATGAAGCTGGCCTGCGTGCGCGAGATCGCCGCCCTGGCCAAGGCCGAGACCAGCGACGAGGTGGCTGCCGCCTATGCCGGGCAAGACCTGGCCTTCGGCCCTGACTACCTGATTCCCAAGCCCTTCGATGCGCGCCTGATCCTGCGCATCGCGCCGGCCGTGGCCCAGGCCGCCGCCGAGTCCGGCGTGGCCACGCGGCCCATCCAGGATCTGGAGGCCTACCGCCAGGAACTCTCGCGCTTTGTTTACCAGACCGGCATGTTCATGCGGCCGGTGTTTGCCGCCGCCAAGGCCAAGCCCGCGCGTGTGATCTACGCCGAGGGCGAGGACGAGCGCGTGCTGCGCGCGGTGCAGGTGGCCCTGGACGAAGGCCTGGCCCGGCCCACCCTGATCGGCCGGCCCGAGGTCATCGAGACGCGCCTGAAGCGTTACGGCCTGCGCGTGCGCCCGCATGTCGATTTCGAGGTGGTGAACCCCGACGACGACCCGCGCTACCGCGATTATGTCGATGACTACCTGCGCATCGTCGGCCGCAAGGGCGTGAACCCCGAGGCGGCCCGCACGATCGTGCGCACGAACCAGACGGTCATCGGCGCGCTCGCTGTCCGGCGCGGTGAAGCCGATGCGCTGATCTGCGGCGTGGAAGGCCGCTATGCCCGTCACCTGCGCGACGTCAGCCAGATCATCGGCAAGAAGCCCGGCGTGCTCGATTTCTCCGGCCTCAGCCTGCTGATCTCGCAGCGCGGCGCGACCTTCTTCACCGACACCTATGTCACCATCGACCCGACGGCCGAGGAAGTGGCGGAAATGACGGTCATGGCCGCCGCGGAAATCCGCCGCTTCGGCATCACGCCCCGCGCCGCCCTCGTCTCGCATTCGAACTTCGGTTCGCGCGATTCCGAAGGCGCCTCCAAGATGCGCCGCGCCATGGACATGGTGCGCGAGATCGATCCGACGCTGGAAGCGGACGGCGAAATGCACGGCGACGCCGCCATTTCCGAAGCGCTGCGCCAGCGCGTCATGCCCGATTCGACGCTTTCGGGCGAAGCCAACCTGCTGGTCTTCCCGAACCTCGACGCCGCCAACATCACGCTTGGCGTGGTCAAGACCATGACGGACAGCCTGCATGTCGGCCCGATCCTGCTCGGCGCCGCCCTGCCCGCCCATATCCTGTCACCGTCCGCCACCTCGCGCGGCGTCGTCAACATGGCCGCGCTCGCCGTGGTGGAAGCCTCCTACCCCGCCTGA